From Penicillium psychrofluorescens genome assembly, chromosome: 6, one genomic window encodes:
- a CDS encoding uncharacterized protein (ID:PFLUO_009193-T1.cds;~source:funannotate), whose protein sequence is MSLTDSAAADVAESASLASRRLATLSNPARNEALTALHLALDRNRDTILAANARDVEAATRAAESGNLNHSVLKRLDLSRPGKYDDMLEGILSVRDLADPVGKVTLRTLLDDGLTLERVSCPIGVLLIIFEARPEVIANIAALAIKSGNAAILKGGKESMESFVAIANVVSQALSGSQVPEGSIQLVKTRDAVSSLLAQDSLIDLVIPRGSNDLVRFVKDNTKIPVLGHADGLCSAYVHSDASVDTAVKVVVDSKTDYPAACNSLESLLVHQDVLESVFPAIAKALLDKGVSLRCDEASRSALTRTLPEGQAAHVQAAVDSDYNTEFLDLVLAVKTVPSTNPPSSAVEAAVAHINAHSSKHTDIILTESKEAADLFMNGIDSAGVFWNASTRFADGMRFGFGTEVGISTNKIHSRGPVGLEGLTIYKYLIRGNGHRAGDYHDGDGGRKYTHTSLPISQ, encoded by the exons ATGTCGTTAACCGACTCAGCTGCCGCAGATGTGGCTGAGAGCGCGTCCCTCGCCTCTCGTCGCCTGGCTACACTATCAAATCCCGCCCGGAATGAAGCCCTCACGGCACTCCACCTCGCCCTCGACCGGAACCGGGATACTATCCTCGCCGCTAATGCCAGAGATGTCGAGGCCGCGACGCGTGCAGCCGAAAGCGGCAACCTGAACCACAGTGTGCTTAAACGACTTGATCTTTCACGGCCAGGCAAATACGATGACATGTTGGAGGGCATCTTGAGCGTGCGGGACTTGGCCGACCCAG TGGGCAAAGTAACCCTGCGGACCCTTCTGGATGATGGCCTTACATTGGAAAGAGTCAGCTGTCCCATTGGTGTCCTGCTAATCATCTTCGAGGCTCGCCCGGAGGTCATCGCGAACATTGCTGCGCTAGCCATCAAGTCGGGCAATGCCGCTATCCTCAAAG GTGGCAAGGAATCCATGGAATCATTCGTGGCCATTGCAAACGTCGTCTCCCAAGCCCTCTCAGGCTCTCAGGTACCAGAAGGATCCATTCAGCTGGTGAAGACCCGCGACGCCGTGTCGTCCCTGTTGGCTCAGGACTCGCTGATTGACCTTGTTATCCCGCGCGGCTCAAATGATCTGGTTCGCTTCGTCAAGGACAACACCAAAATCCCGGTGCTGGGGCATGCCGACGGTCTCTGTTCTGCCTACGTACATTCGGACGCAAGTGTTGATACCGCTGTCAAAGTGGTTGTGGACTCGAAGACCGACTACCCGGCAGCTTGCAATTCGCTGGAGTCTCTACTGGTCCACCAGGATGTTCTCGAATCGGTCTTTCCCGCCATTGCCAAGGCGCTGCTGGATAAAGGAGTCTCTCTTCGGTGTGATGAAGCGTCACGAAGCGCCTTGACAAGAACGCTACCCGAAGGCCAGGCAGCACACGTACAGGCTGCCGTCGACTCTGACTACAACACCGAATTCCTAGACCTTGTCTTGGCCGTGAAAACAGTGCCCTCAACCAATCCGCCGAGCTCAGCTGTGGAGGCGGCCGTTGCACATATCAATGCGCATTCGTCCAAGCACACGGATATCATTTTGACCGAGTCTAAAGAAGCCGCTGACTTGTTCATGAATGGCATTGACAGCGCCGGAGTTTTCTGGAATGCGTCGACGAGGTTCGCGGATGGGATGCGTTTTGGGTTTGGCACCGAAGTCGGCATCAGTACCAACAAGATACATTCTCGGGGGCCGGTCGGGCTGGAGGGCCTGACCATCTACAAGTACTTGATCCGAGGCAATGGGCATCGGGCGGGAGACTACCACGATGGGGACGGCGGGCGCAAATATACCCATACGAGTCTGCCCATCAGCCAGTGA
- a CDS encoding uncharacterized protein (ID:PFLUO_009192-T1.cds;~source:funannotate), with product MTVSLAELTAASARLHNHTDLSDELYDDRIRDLVAYFRHLLSTDALSTFARDDFLLDNFDPSADSVAFLFILRSQIQKAKERTSENLPGDVWPTGKLWIRAVHFLKNFDRVQARYVGQEWRQLVELAGRAAQAASKPLLGARLVRDAMLRLDPSCAVFTSTHLLLVRLCLRARTYACALPVLDRHICYFPALVGRADSKAAQPLLCSEQESSLAFMGDASGLSSKLSSKDYLQYFLCGGMIYMALKQWRKALHFLGIVVSMPIAGSLSMIMVEAYKKWILVGLLEKGKLCPPPSLTSPHAAKMYQSLTRPYITLAQAFERDDVGRLKAEVNAAEHVWSTDNNTGLVAQVMNAFYKHTVIRLGKTFAALTMADLAEQALPWPTTEEDAESIIASLVMSSDLGARLLHSQKRTSSTMLRLSAVSHLPRLSHEMEMQVQLRNEGRSLKTLMSNLEQSNHQLGLSDEYIDNAQKNQLWAGSGEIPASEQVGLDMDEDIMGDLH from the exons ATGACCGTCTCCCTCGCAGAGCTCACCGCGGCCTCTGCACGCCTACACAACCACACAGACCTATCCGATGAGCTCTATGACGACCGCATACGCGACCTCGTGGCCTACTTTCGCCATTTGCTCTCCACCGACGCTCTCAGCACTTTCGCCCGCGACGATTTTCTCCTCGAC AATTTCGATCCTTCTGCCGACTCAGTCGCCTTTCTGTTTATCCTGCGGTCACAGATCCAGAAGGCCAAGGAAAGGACGAGCGAAAACCTCCCGGGGGACGTGTGGCCTACGGGGAAGCTGTGGATAAGGGCCGTACATTTTCTCAAGAACTTCGACCGCGTCCAGGCCAGATATGTGGGCCAGGAATGGCGGCAGCTTGTCGAACTCGCGGGAAGAGCTGCCCAGGCAGCTTCAAAG CCTCTGCTAGGTGCACGCTTGGTCAGGGATGCTATGCTCCGCCTCGACCCTTCCTGTGCTGTTTTCACCTCGACCCATTTGCTCCTCGTTCGGCTCTGCTTGCGCGCCCGGACGTATGCTTGCGCCCTTCCAGTCTTGGATAGACATATCTGTTATTTCCCTGCCTTAGTCGGTCGAGCAGATTCCAAAGCTGCCCAGCCTCTGCTCTGTTCAGAGCAAGAGTCCAGCCTCGCTTTCATGGGGGACGCCTCGGGCTTGTCATCCAAGCTGTCATCCAAGGATTACCTGCAATACTTCCTTTGTGGGGGCATGATATACATGGCCTTGAAACAATGGCGCAAAGCATTGCACTTTCTCGGGATTGTCGTCTCAATGCCTATTGCCGGGTCCTTGAGCATGATCATGGTGGAGGCTTACAAGAAATGGATTCTAGTGGGTTTGCTTGAGAAGGGAAAG CTATGCCCCCCTCCGAGTTTGACGAGTCCACATGCGGCGAAGATGTATCAGTCTCTCACTCGGCCGTACATCACACTTGCCCAGGCTTTTGAGCGTGATGACGTCGGAAGATTGAAGGCTGAGGTGAACGCTGCTGAGCATGTCTGGAGCACG GATAACAACACGGGCCTCGTCGCGCAGGTGATGAATGCCTTTTATAAGCACACAGTGATCAGATTGGGAAAGACCTTTGCTGCCTTGACCATGGCCGATCTTGCCGAGCAAGCACTCCCATGGCCTACCACCGAAGAGGACGCCGAGTCAATCATTGCGTCCTTGGTTATGTCGAGTGATTTAGGCGCGCGATTACTCCATTCACAGAAACGGACCAGCTCCACGATGCTCCGTCTTTCAGCCGTGTCACATCTTCCCCGACTGTCCCatgagatggagatgcaGGTCCAATTAAGGAACGAGGGTCGATCATTGAAGACGTTGATGAGCAATCTCGAACAGAGCAACCACCAGCTGGGTTTGAGTGATGAATATATCGACAATGCGCAGAAGAATCAGTTGTGGGCTGGATCCGGCGAGATCCCCGCGAGCGAGCAGGTTGGGTTAGACATGGACGAGGACATCATGGGCGATTTGCACTAA